acgtgaggacgttccactacatcaaccgcgttcactaacgcttctgctgtacgatctacaagggtacgtagatcactcatcccctctcgtagatggacatcaccatgataggtcttcgtgcgcgtaggaaattttttgtttcccatgcgacgttccccaacagaatgcACGTCTAAATAAGAAGTATATCAAAGAAGAGGTTAAAGAGTCTCTATTTCAAATGTTTCCTAATAAAGCTCCGGGACCAGATGGGTTCCTGGCGCATTTCTTTTGGAGGCACTATGAGTTATGTGGTGATGAGGTTATTTCCATGACCATCAGGGTGCTCAATGGAGATGACTCACCAGAGGAGATTAATTGCACATTCATTGTTTTGATTCCCAAGATTGCAAGTCCAAAAGTTTTAGGACAGTTTAGACCTATAGCCTTTGCACTATGAATTACAAAATTGCTTCCAAGGTCCTAATAAATAGAGAGAAACTAATTCTCCCCGAGATAAGCTCACAAGAGTAGTCGGCTTTCATCCCTGGAGACCTCATCACGGACAACTTTATTACAGCCTATAAGTGCTTGCATTATATGAAAAAaaaaaggtcaagagcaataatTTATGTGCTTGAGAGCTGGATATAATGAAAGCGTATGATAGACTGGAATGACCTTACTTGAAGGCCGTTATGCTTAAACTAGGAATTAGCCCACGTTCACCGAAACATCACGAACAACTTTGTTACAGCCTATGAGTGCTTGCATTATATGAAAACAAAAACGGTCAAGAGCAATCATTTATGTGCTTCAGTCAAGAGCAATCATTTATGTGCTTCAGAGCTGGATATGATAAAGGCGTATAATATACTGGAATGACCTTAGTTGAAGGCAGCTATGCTTAAACTAGGGATTAGCCCACGTTTCACCGAAACTGTTATGAGGTGCATGTCTTCAATTTCTTTTTCGATGCTTTTTCATCGTGGTAGTTTGGATGCTTTCAGGCTTATCAAGGGGAGTGCGGCAAGGGGACACTATTTCTCCATACGTTTTTCTTTCTAGCGGTAGAAGCGCTTTCATGCTTGCTCAAAAAACCATGTTAATGGAGTCCAGGGTATAACAGCGGCACCAACTGCATCAGCAATAAGATCACCTTCTGTTTACCGATGGCAGTCTCTTGTTTTTTGAAGCAACCAGTGTCAATGCTGTACGGATCAGGGATCTATTGAGAAGGTATTGTGATGCGACCAGACAAAAAATCAATGTTGATAAGTCTTCTATTTGTTTTAGCAAGCGTGTGCCTGAAAACTTGAGAGCTGATGTAAAAATATATTCTTGAAGTCCAGAATGAGTCACTTTCACAGAAGTACTTGGGCCTTCCCACGGATGTTGGAAAATCGAAACAGGGGTCTTTTATACGTAGACGCTTGAAGGACAGAATCTGAAAACATGTGCAAGAGTGGATGGAAAAAATGCTTATCAGCCCGCGACAAGGTTTAAAGGCGTACATGCGATGCCTTAGAAATCTACACAATCACAATCATCTATGGTTTTCTTTCGACAGAAACTATACTACTACTAAATTCCAGTCACCAGCTATGGTCATTAGGTATTCATGACGGCCGAATTTCACAGCCATAATTCCTCAGGGCCTGATGCATCCGTAATCGACACCATGCTTGAAGCTGCATCTACGGTCATACGGTCAGAACTGAAAACAAATTTCTTTCCAGCAGTTATATTTTTGGAGGGTATGGGTAAAGATAAACTGATCGATACAGCTCGACATATACCATATTACATTCAGGGTGTGCGACGTTTCCGTCATATTCTACTCTCGGCGACAGATACTGGAGCCAAATCGAAATGCTCCTCCAGCACCGACAGTACTTCGGGGAGTGAAGACACCATGAAGTCAGGCTTAACATCTTCAGGCAAAGAATCGCGGGGGCCGTATCGCCCTGTTTCGTCAAGTAGGCAAGTgaatgctcctgctctctttccaCAAACGATCTGCGCAAGGTTTTCAAAGGTTAGGCAAATGAATCAGTACACACGCACAAGCTACCAGAAAAGATTAAGATTCACAAAAATTGTCCTGAACTCCAGCTTATGTAAGTACTAGAATTAAGGAGCATTTAAGGAAAGCAGCACAAGCACAATTCCTTTTGATTCATAGGTATGATGGAAGTATGAAACTATAACTAACTGTGGAGCTTTCAAATTTTGAACTCATAATATCTACACTAATTTAGGAATCCCGATAGTATGCCTTGATAACTCAAACCATGGCACAAAGTAAACTGCACAGGAATCGTTCATATGCTAAGCTACAAAATGGGATAAAAAATGCTCACGTCATCCTTGAGGCTGTCACCAACCATGATCACCTCGGTTGGTGGAatgtcccaagtggagcaaatatGAAGCAATGGAGCTGGATCTGGCTTATAGGGGCGGAACTCTCTGCTTAATGCAGGCACAAATGTCATCTGCGTAAGTTTAAGATGTGTGAGATTAGCATATTGAAGATGATTGCAATATTACGAATACTGGAAAGTTATTTCACTTTACCACACCAATATATGACTAACAAAAAATCTAGTTGGTTGAGCATAAAGTAACACATGAATATTAAAAGACATGTATTATGCAGAGTTACAACATAACCTCATAATTTGGCTAAATGTGAACATTCAGCCTTTCTACATGACACAAGGATTGGGGAGCTCGACATGAAGGTATGTTCAGAAATCAGAAAGGTACAAGAAACTAGTTGCAGAACATTACCAGAATAAACACAGATTTGGGTTGAGTGTCCCAAGGTATATCACAGTAATATACATGGGCAAGAACAATGGATATCATCCTAAAAGTATAAGCACGAGATGAACAGAATGAGTTTAATGCAACAACTTACACCAAACCTTTGGTGAAACAAATCAACTGCATCCTTCACATTGCGGGTGATTAAACCCCTCCTGTGCAATACCAATGTTAGGAATCAGTAAAAACATAAATATCTCTAATCTGATAAAGTAACTACATACAGATGCCACTAATAATTGCAGTTTTTTCTGTACCATTAATCTGGTAGAATTTTACAATTACAAACAGATGCTACACATGAACTCACTGTCACatatcaaaagaagtaagtgtgtCTGTTATATACTTACAGACAAGTAAACaacaaactactccctccgtcccacaatataagagcgttttgcaAGCTAAAACAGTTTGCAAAACGCTATTATATTatgagatggagggagtagtaagcAACATGCAAATCTGATGTGTAgctgtttaaaaaaaaaaaaaaaacgtgTCTGTTATATATAAACAACAAACTAGCAAGGCACCTGCTGCTAGAGTGCTTCTTCCTGATCACTAGGATTGATGGAATTAAGAAGACGGTCGGAGAATCATAATATTTATGGCTCCATAGAATGCAAATTCCCACTCCACGATGTATGGGAATTCCATGAAATAACATGATTGCATCATAAAAGTTGACAGAGAAAGACGTACTGAACATTaggaaatactccctctgtcccaaaataagtgtctcaagcttagtacaactttgtactagagctagtacaaagttgagacacttattttgggaaggAGGGAGTATAAGGTTTCTAAATGAGGTAGAATGTTGTATGAGCAGATAACTTTATATTGTGATTGCTAATTTGCAATAACACGGGTTCTACTTGCAGATCAAATTTCCAGCCAGTCAATCTATATAGCTACAGCACTCTTTATATCATTCAAAAACAACCCCTATAACTTCCTGAAATGTTGGTCCGTACATCAATCGACAGTTGAATATTCATACAGCAAATCCccaaatcatggcatgaatcaacTTTTAAATAACTCCATGGTACTAACAGGTGCAAAGGCGATTACACCTGCACCAAATCAATTCTGAAAACAAAGTTCAGTTGGGCTCATAGTGAACTGCACAGCTAACTGAACTGAACAGAGCATCCAACGCATGCGAATTGAGCTACATTTTGGGGGCAAACAACCCCACCTGATCTGCCTCGCGTCGAGGAACCCGCAGAGCTCCGAGGCCCCTGCAAATCGCAAGCAACGTCACAACCCGATAAGGAAATCGGAATCCAACGcaaggggtggggggggggggggcgaccggGAGGGGCTCACCGGGCATGATCTGGAGGCGGTCGAGGCCGTCGCGCTCGAACCGGGCGATGGCCTCGTAGGCGCGGCGCTGCTCGTCGGGGCCCCAGGCCTCGATGCAGTGGAGGATGTCGACGGCGCCCCCGCCGGCCTCGCGAGCCGCCGCGTAGGCCGCCTCCCCGCCGAGCACCTCGCGGTACATGGCCGGGAAGTCGATGACGGGCACCGTCAGGGTCCCGTCCATGTCGAACACCACACCCCGCAGTGGGACCCTGCGGCGGGcggtcgccgcggaggaggaggacatggaGACGGCGGCTGGGGGGCGGGGAGCgaggcggcggcgtgggaggaggaagagggggcggGGGCCGCCGGCGAGGAGGCGGTGCGCGGGGAGCAGGCGGGGGAGGAGCATACGTGGCGCGGTCTCCGCCGCCGGACGGATCGCTCCGGCGTGTGGGTGGGTGGGCGGCCGGGAGTGTCCGTGAGGTGCGTGTGGCTCTCGTCCTGGATACCTTTGAGTAAAATGAAGCAAACATGAATAAAATTGACATATGGGTGAAACAATTTCACAAAATGAACCATAGATAAAATGATTCATCCGTATGATCCTTCTATGTGACGCCTGACATATAGACGCTACACTATACTTCATCCgtttttaaaaatttcattaCGGAGTACATAtctatgtatatagacataatttaaagtgtacattcatttattttgtttcgtatgtagtccgtagttgaATCTTTAACAAGACAAATATTTAGAAACGAATGGAGTATTATGCAGCGCCTTACTAATAGATGTGATACACCTGACCAGTGTGACACCCGGACCCTATTCATGTTTGTCCATCGCCTAGCTGAAAAGAGTTGCACTATATTATATGGCGCATAGTTGAAAGGAGCCAcattattttatattaaaatCATTATAACTTTTAATCCATATATTCGATGAAAATATGTCTTATATGAATGGTGTACATGTTTTTGTGTTCTACACAATGGTAACATTTTCATCTATTTTAGATCAATTTGCTTGATAAAAAGTCTGTTGCAAAAGTGCATCATAATATAACTGACATAATATGTTAAAACTTACAACCTTCGCATGATGATAGCCATTGACCTATAACCTTTATGCATTTGCATTCTACATGAGTTTTGCATTACATAATGAGTACTTTCACGCCAAGGATATGCTTGGCATGTTAATCATCTTTAACATATTCACTTCTTGCATTTAAGTGACTAACATGATATAAACAGACTTATCTTACAAAGTTGCATTTTGTAAGACCATAGTAGTTAATCCTTGCATCATATGAATATGAATTAATTATGTCTAATTTAAGTCCATGTCATTTTCATACCCAATAAATATATGCACCATTATGTTTTGAAACACTAAAATACCTAAGGCAATGTTATGCCCGATTAACACTTGTTAATTTCATCAAGTCCATGAATGTCAACAGAACTTTGCATTTTATAAATCCTACTTCATGCACGtaatttttgaaggtttcatGTATATCGTATATGTATAAGAGGTTTTAGAGCACTTTTTTTTCTTTGAGAGGGGGAATATATTAATTTCACGAAGATATCAATTATACCTATCATCTACTTCTATAAGATGTCACAAAGACATCCAAGATGCACACAactaaaaagagaaaataaaaaggaagtaAAAAATTAAAGGTCTCGACATAGCGATCGACGCCTCTCAACAGCAGCACACATACCACCACCTAATACAACACCCGGAAGACATAAAATGTCTCCAAAAGCAACGCCCTCAAGAAGGAAACAGTGCAGAGGCGTCGTCATTGCCCGTAAAAAATCTTAGGTTTTCACCCTGTAGAAAGTTCGTGCTCTCAAAATAATTCCTTCAACAAGGCAATCACGTGGCACAACCAATGAAGATCAGGCCTTATGTTTTCACCTTGAAAGTCACAATCTGTCACCCGAGGAGTACCATCAAAAATGAAACATGTCAATGTTGCCGCCCCCACTTATCAGTTATGCTCCTAAGAGTTATCTAACACCTAGCTGACTTCGTCGCCGTCAAGGTTGTCTAATTGATCCTCTAATATCGGTCACCATGATCTTCTCCAGCGTTGTCTTCACGAAAATCGAGAAGCCGACAAGTCCCAAGGTGTCATCAACCAAAAGAGCTCTGGGTCATGCTCTCATGACCTTGTAGGTCGATATGGACATGTATACCGAAATCTAACTGATTCAGGTATcctaagaaagaacttcaacggCCGTCCCAGAACACGTCGATGACTAGATCAAGGAGGACCGATCTTGCAGGACGTTGACATGAAGAGAAAAAGAGCACGAGGACCAACAACATACGCATCACGGCATCATGCCCCCATGTCGTATCGATCTAGCCCGTCGCCTCCTAGCCGGTTACCGGCACCGCCATGTTGCTTAGCTAGTAGCACATGCACACACATCTTTTGTGATGAACCGGGGCTGGAGAAACTGTGTTCCATTGCCCCCATGCATCGCCACAAagatccacctccttggccgaacATCCCCGGTGGAAGGGGTGTcgcggcgccgccgccaccagagCCGCTATTCCGGGATCCATGCGTCGCAAATCAAATGACACCACTAACCAAGATTGTTATACTCGCAAAGCCGTCGGAGCGACAATGCATCACAAGGAAAAGCAGCCATCACAATATTAATCACCGCTCCAGATCGCGCCTCCCACTGCCCCTCCCGCTGCACCATGGTCACGAGGCTCCAGGGCCCGCCGTCCCCTTCACCGGCGGCGCCGGGGATTTCCCGACGGCCGATTCTGGGAcgatgagaggaggtggatgggaggagggggtggcggctagagcGGAAGGGATCTCTCCCCCGGTCTCCCCTGGAGGGAGGCGACGTGAGGGATCCTCTTTTTTCATCGGGGAGGAGTCATCTTTCACCTTAGggcactactttagtgatctgaATGCTCTCATATTCCTTTCTAGAGAGTATTTTGCAAAAAGGCGCTCGTGGGCGGGTGACACAACCAAAACCTTtgcccggtcccgtgtacgtctcGTGCGAAATTCTGATCCGTCAGCCGAAAGTTGCTCGGGTTGCAGGAAACTAGCTTGTTTCGCACATGATCGGATTGACCGGATACTCCCGCAACGATGTCCCTCGGATGTTGCCTTTGGAAAACTATTGTCCTTAGAGGCAACATCATCATTATCCCCCAAGAGGGTTTGAATTTCATGCGATACGTACACTACAAGATCAAGAAAACGATGACGTTGCCTCCGATggcaaaaaaaaattcaaaggcAACTCTTTGGGGACGTTGGTGCAACATTGTTGCCAGCCTTATCATGCACGGAACATGCTACTTTCGTGTATCTCCCGTCAAGGTTCGAATTTCACGCAAGACACACACGAGAAGACCGGAACAACAGTGACGTTGCCTCCAAGGACAAAGTTTTTTCGAAGGCAACTCTTTAGGGACGGTGCAACATTGTTGTCGGCCTTATCATGCACGAAACATGCTAGTTTCCTGTATCCTCCTAGAGGGTTTGAATTACGTGGAAGACGCACACGAGAAGACCCGGACAACGATGACATTACCTCCAAGGGTAACGATTTTCCGAAGGCAACCCTTCAGAAACATCGGCGCAACATTGTCGTGAGTCCTATCATGCACAAAACAGGCTGCTTTTCTATATCCCCTAAAGGGTTTGAATTCCGTGTAAGACGTTCACAACAAGACTGGGACCAGTGACGGAGGCAGCAATCTCGCAAGGTTaggcctccgccgcacctaattTTTCTCATATTCAGGCTATATATATGCACGCTGATGTTGGAGAAATTTGAAAACTTGGTGTTGTGGTATGCATGTCTGCTTGCATTGGTCATACCATAAAAATTATTCTGCCTCCACCACTAACTGTGGGACGACGTCAGCCGGGTGTCAAGTGTTCGTCAAATAATTCAGGTCCAAGTGCATCGAGGAAACACTGAAGGCGCTAGAGTAGCTAGCAGAAGCCATGATTCCGCTGTTCAGCTGGGTGATTACCGTGGGATGTTACGAACTATTTGGAGATTCATGCCCGATTATTTTACCTGTAGAGGAACAGGAAACGGGCCACAGAGTTTGAGATctgaaaaggaaaagaaataatGTATATGCATACTAGCATTTGAACATGTTTTTAGAGCACAGCTATTTTCATTTGACCAGCCGACACGTCCATCGCATCGCTTCCTGTCTGGGCGCCGACTGCACGGCGAGAGCAGATTCGAAACCGATCGCGCGCCGGACTGCCTGGAGAggtggccggccggccggcctgcCGTCGCCGTAGCCGTACGCACCACCGTCGCTTCCTTAAATAGCCGGTGAAACGGCTTCGATCCGACCCGTCGAACCCACCAAGTTTTGAACTAGCAGCAGATATGGTGGTTGAGTAACCTCAGGCTGAGAGTGCATAACTCTTTTTGCAGTAAAAACCAGCACGGAATTAAAAAGCCACGAGAGTTGGTGCGAGGGAAGTGCATGCATGAGCATGAGGCGCGGTTGGTGTCTGAATGACCAACATAACTACGTACGGCTGGATTCTCGGATACAGGGGCAACATACGTGCAGCCCGTAGATCTGACTGCTATTGCCATCACTACCCCATACGTACTCCCTCCGTATCATAATGTATTGAGGTTTTAGCAGTTCACTTAAGCTGTTAAAATTTCATATATTATGATACAGAGTTAGTACATGCTTCCTCCCTGACTCAACTTTATAGTATAAAGTTGTGTCGTTtatttcgggacggagggagtacttacttAGTACTTATGTATAGCCTAGACATTTGAGTTGTTTAAGTATATACCGGCGGGCAGATATGTTGAAAAGTAAAGTTGGCGTGCAATTAGTTGGTTCCCAAAAATTTGGGACACCAGAAAATTGCTAGACAGAGCGTAACAGCAGGGATCAATATAAACAtggttccacttctatatatatatatatatatatatatatatatatatatatatatatatatatatatatatatatatatatatatatatatatatatatatatatatatatatatgtacatcTAATTAAGTAGGTGCGTGCCATGCACGTCTAACATCGATCACTGTCATCGGCGCATGGTATTAATCAGACAGTGACGCCCTATCAACCTCATCATCGATCCCTCGATCGACGACAGCTGCTAGCTCGTATATGCATGCTGCGGCAACATCGTATGTACCAAAAGGGAAGGATAATTGATTGATCGAGCCATTTTGATAGCTGCATACGCGATTAGCTTTAAGGCCGGACCTAAACCGTCGTTTTCGTTGTAGGTAGGAGACTAGGAGTAGTGAGATACGTACCACCGGGAGCTACAGCCCATGCAGCGACCTCGACGTTGATCGTCGCACTCCGATGATCCTACCTGGGAATGTTCAGAGAAATGTGCCAACGCACGCACCTCATTTCTGAAAAATGGCGCGCGAACGTAATGCTGAAAAGCTCGAATTCAGACGGGGGAGCTGACAGTTGAGGGGCACATGCTGACATGCGTACGTGCTCCGTGCAGCCGTAAGGCAGATTCAGGTTTCAATGAGCTGCAGGTACACAAGAACATCT
This genomic stretch from Hordeum vulgare subsp. vulgare chromosome 6H, MorexV3_pseudomolecules_assembly, whole genome shotgun sequence harbors:
- the LOC123403874 gene encoding haloacid dehalogenase-like hydrolase domain-containing protein At2g33255 — encoded protein: MLLPRLLPAHRLLAGGPRPLFLLPRRRLAPRPPAAVSMSSSSAATARRRVPLRGVVFDMDGTLTVPVIDFPAMYREVLGGEAAYAAAREAGGGAVDILHCIEAWGPDEQRRAYEAIARFERDGLDRLQIMPGASELCGFLDARQIRRGLITRNVKDAVDLFHQRFGMTFVPALSREFRPYKPDPAPLLHICSTWDIPPTEVIMVGDSLKDDIVCGKRAGAFTCLLDETGRYGPRDSLPEDVKPDFMVSSLPEVLSVLEEHFDLAPVSVAESRI